One genomic segment of Sanyastnella coralliicola includes these proteins:
- a CDS encoding DEAD/DEAH box helicase: MSSFDHLGLSEPSLRAIREIGFEKPSEIQAKAIPELISGFTDLIGLAQTGTGKTAAFGLPMLEHIDPSKRYTQALILAPTRELGQQIAEQIKLFGKYREKINILCVYGGASIVPQLKALERPQHVIIATPGRLIDLIQRKAVKLGQLRIMVLDEADEMLNMGFKEDLDRILSYTPEEKLTWLFSATMSKEIRRIVQEYMEDPMEIKVSQKNEVNKNIDHRFVVVRMSDKLEALKRFMDVTPDMRGIVFCRTKRDTQNTSDELFKKGYRADSLHGDLSQHQRDRVMRRFKNHDLQVLVATDVAARGIDVSDLTHVFHYSLPDDSAFYTHRSGRTARAGKKGTSISFVGGRDKHRIDRLSRDLKIRFREISIPTAELIQEIRVEEWARKIEQQRVSPLLDDQLFNKARGILKDMGKDELIARLLTREVERLEIDLSLDAATTKGRFRDSDEEPRWRKKGPKGYNKRNGGRKEFKHGRKKSSYGKKKGKRR; the protein is encoded by the coding sequence TTGTCATCATTTGATCACCTGGGGCTTTCAGAGCCTAGTTTAAGGGCAATCCGAGAGATCGGATTTGAAAAGCCAAGCGAAATTCAGGCGAAAGCCATCCCCGAGCTCATTTCTGGGTTTACTGACTTGATTGGCCTCGCGCAGACAGGTACAGGTAAGACAGCGGCGTTCGGGCTTCCGATGTTGGAGCATATCGATCCATCAAAACGATACACCCAGGCGTTGATCTTGGCACCTACCCGAGAATTGGGTCAGCAGATTGCCGAACAGATCAAATTGTTTGGAAAGTACCGCGAGAAAATCAACATCCTTTGTGTCTATGGTGGAGCTAGTATTGTTCCCCAATTGAAAGCCTTGGAACGTCCACAACACGTGATCATCGCTACACCTGGACGTTTGATCGACCTTATCCAACGTAAGGCGGTAAAACTCGGGCAACTTCGCATCATGGTTCTTGACGAAGCTGATGAGATGTTGAACATGGGCTTCAAGGAGGACCTTGATCGTATTTTGAGCTACACTCCTGAGGAAAAACTCACATGGCTATTCAGTGCCACGATGTCGAAAGAGATTCGTCGCATTGTTCAGGAATACATGGAGGACCCGATGGAGATTAAGGTCAGCCAGAAAAACGAAGTCAATAAGAACATTGATCACCGTTTCGTGGTGGTGCGTATGTCGGATAAGCTAGAAGCGCTCAAGCGTTTCATGGATGTGACTCCAGATATGCGAGGTATTGTATTCTGTCGAACAAAGAGAGATACACAAAACACCTCTGATGAGCTCTTCAAAAAGGGCTACCGCGCTGATTCTCTTCACGGAGATTTGAGCCAGCATCAGCGCGATCGTGTAATGCGTCGTTTCAAGAACCATGACCTTCAAGTACTTGTAGCGACTGACGTAGCTGCGCGTGGTATTGATGTCTCAGACTTGACACACGTGTTCCACTACAGCTTGCCAGATGATTCTGCGTTCTACACTCACCGCAGTGGACGTACGGCACGCGCTGGAAAGAAAGGAACTTCTATTTCATTCGTTGGCGGACGTGACAAGCACCGTATTGATCGACTTAGTCGTGATCTTAAAATTCGTTTCCGTGAGATTTCGATCCCTACCGCTGAGTTGATTCAAGAAATCCGCGTAGAAGAGTGGGCTCGTAAGATAGAACAGCAGCGAGTAAGTCCTTTGTTAGATGACCAGCTTTTCAATAAAGCACGTGGCATCCTAAAAGACATGGGTAAAGACGAGTTGATTGCTCGTTTATTGACTCGTGAAGTGGAGCGACTTGAAATTGATCTATCACTAGACGCTGCTACTACGAAAGGACGATTCCGCGATAGCGATGAAGAACCTAGATGGCGAAAGAAGGGGCCAAAAGGCTACAACAAGCGCAATGGCGGTAGAAAAGAGTTCAAGCACGGTCGTAAGAAGTCTTCATACGGAAAGAAAAAAGGGAAACGTCGTTAA
- a CDS encoding GNAT family N-acetyltransferase, with protein MITIRQATDSDLTAIVLLLANDKLGEHREDATLPLNSKYTAAFARIDADENQELMVLDHEGEVVGCFQLTFIPYLTYQGGTRAQIEGVRIHEHMRGQGLGEQAFRWAIARARSKGAHLLQLTTDKQRPDALRFYEKLGFVASHEGMKLKFPENEGHSK; from the coding sequence ATGATCACCATACGTCAAGCCACCGATTCAGATCTCACCGCCATAGTGCTCTTGCTTGCCAATGACAAGCTTGGGGAGCATCGTGAGGATGCGACTCTTCCGCTAAACAGCAAGTACACAGCCGCCTTCGCCCGAATTGACGCAGATGAGAATCAAGAATTAATGGTGCTAGACCATGAAGGAGAAGTAGTGGGTTGTTTCCAATTGACGTTCATCCCCTATTTGACTTACCAAGGGGGAACCAGAGCTCAAATTGAAGGGGTACGAATTCATGAGCATATGCGAGGTCAAGGTTTAGGTGAACAGGCATTCCGATGGGCCATCGCAAGAGCAAGAAGCAAAGGCGCTCATTTACTGCAACTTACCACTGACAAGCAACGTCCAGACGCACTTCGCTTCTATGAAAAGCTAGGATTTGTTGCTTCACATGAAGGAATGAAGCTCAAATTCCCTGAAAATGAAGGTCATTCGAAATAA
- a CDS encoding bestrophin family protein codes for MYIYKSFGVKGILSFSGGHIAWLTLWMTAVAALYYYTDGSVFYVSWIPVSVIGTAVAFYVGFKNNQSYDRMWEARKIWGAIVNSSREWGTAVKGYSIGGFEGKEALSDQELDEIKTRLIHRHIAWLYQLRLNLLVPTEWEHINQGFHVARTTENRMKRFGLGLIKDRDHEDVIQRCTSKEEQAIMADKKNKATFLVDRQGEDLKALYEAGVIDSFRHTSLQKILGDLYIHQGRCERIKKFPFPRQYANMSFIFVSIFIFLLPFGLLPQFAEMGSYGIWVAIPILVVVSWIYMMMELIGDYSENPFEGLGNDIPMLSLCRTIEIDLRQMLDEKEIPPGIEANNGVLM; via the coding sequence ATGTACATCTATAAATCCTTTGGGGTCAAAGGCATCTTATCATTCAGTGGCGGGCACATTGCCTGGCTTACCTTGTGGATGACCGCAGTAGCAGCGCTGTACTATTACACCGATGGTTCTGTTTTTTATGTCTCATGGATACCAGTGAGTGTGATTGGTACTGCAGTCGCTTTCTATGTAGGTTTCAAAAACAATCAGTCTTACGATCGCATGTGGGAAGCTCGGAAAATCTGGGGCGCCATTGTCAATAGCAGTCGCGAATGGGGCACCGCTGTTAAAGGCTATTCCATAGGTGGCTTTGAAGGGAAGGAAGCGCTTTCAGATCAAGAGCTGGATGAAATCAAAACCCGCCTGATTCACCGCCACATCGCTTGGTTGTACCAATTGCGCTTGAACTTGTTGGTTCCAACGGAATGGGAGCACATTAATCAAGGATTCCACGTGGCGCGAACGACAGAAAACCGAATGAAGCGCTTTGGGCTTGGGCTCATTAAAGATCGAGATCATGAAGATGTCATTCAGCGTTGCACAAGCAAGGAGGAACAAGCCATTATGGCTGATAAAAAGAACAAGGCTACCTTCTTAGTTGATCGTCAAGGCGAAGACCTGAAAGCGCTCTACGAAGCAGGAGTTATCGATAGTTTCCGCCATACGTCACTTCAGAAAATCTTAGGCGATCTCTACATCCATCAAGGAAGATGTGAACGCATTAAGAAGTTCCCTTTCCCTCGTCAGTACGCGAATATGAGCTTTATCTTCGTGAGTATATTCATCTTTCTCTTGCCTTTCGGACTCTTACCGCAATTTGCGGAAATGGGTAGCTACGGAATCTGGGTTGCTATCCCGATTCTAGTCGTTGTAAGCTGGATTTACATGATGATGGAATTGATTGGTGATTACAGTGAAAACCCCTTTGAGGGCCTCGGGAATGATATACCAATGTTGAGCCTTTGTCGAACCATTGAGATTGACTTAAGACAAATGCTTGATGAGAAAGAAATTCCACCGGGTATTGAAGCCAATAATGGTGTTTTGATGTAA
- a CDS encoding patatin-like phospholipase family protein, which produces MRPLLHLSLFLFLFISLARNGYTQHPENLVFEGAGIRGLAYGGVIEALNEQGHLDSLQRVGGTSAGAVTALLLSLRYEPEEIIRIIESTPWESFNDAQVPFLASGVYRMNKHYGWYPGDQFHEWIASVIALKTGSTETTFAEARNAGFLDLYVTATSVNRQELVYLSVETYPEMRLSDAMRIAISIPFYFEAVPITAEGEVVEDPSSSSVQHLLIDGGLLANYPIHMFDRSDGQNSGITIGVRMDTPEQIDADQQREGLVDLDINSLQSYTEALYVLTLETLSRNSMSEDDWSRTISVSTEGIGPRIRELSMEERRSLIESGKKAVDDFLND; this is translated from the coding sequence ATGCGTCCCCTTCTTCACCTTTCACTCTTCCTTTTTCTCTTTATTTCGCTAGCGCGGAATGGCTATACCCAACATCCGGAGAACCTTGTTTTTGAAGGTGCTGGAATTCGCGGACTCGCCTACGGGGGAGTAATAGAGGCTTTAAATGAACAAGGTCATCTAGATTCATTGCAACGCGTTGGAGGTACCTCAGCTGGAGCGGTAACCGCTTTGTTACTTTCCCTACGCTATGAGCCCGAAGAGATTATTCGCATCATAGAATCTACACCCTGGGAAAGTTTCAATGATGCCCAAGTTCCTTTTTTAGCTTCGGGAGTTTATCGCATGAATAAGCACTACGGTTGGTACCCAGGTGATCAGTTCCATGAGTGGATTGCCTCTGTCATTGCTTTGAAAACAGGAAGTACAGAAACCACCTTCGCTGAGGCCAGAAATGCCGGGTTCCTCGATCTCTATGTAACAGCCACTTCTGTGAACCGTCAAGAACTGGTGTACTTATCAGTCGAGACCTATCCAGAAATGCGTCTTTCGGATGCGATGCGCATTGCGATTTCAATTCCCTTCTATTTCGAAGCTGTACCGATTACTGCAGAGGGAGAAGTAGTAGAAGATCCATCCAGTAGTTCTGTTCAACATCTCTTAATTGATGGAGGACTACTTGCGAACTACCCAATTCATATGTTCGATCGATCAGATGGGCAAAACTCAGGAATAACCATTGGCGTTCGCATGGATACCCCTGAACAAATTGATGCTGACCAGCAGCGTGAAGGTTTGGTAGACCTTGATATCAACTCATTGCAAAGCTATACTGAAGCCTTGTATGTCTTGACCCTAGAGACATTAAGTCGAAACAGCATGTCAGAAGACGATTGGAGTCGAACAATCAGTGTTTCGACTGAAGGGATTGGTCCGCGCATTCGAGAATTATCAATGGAAGAAAGAAGGTCGTTAATCGAAAGTGGAAAGAAGGCGGTTGACGATTTTCTGAACGACTAA
- the fabD gene encoding ACP S-malonyltransferase, with amino-acid sequence MKKAFVFPGQGSQFPGMAKDLYDTLGAAKDRFEQANDILGFRITDIMFDGTEEELKQTKVTQPAIFLHSVILAESMGDAFQPDMVAGHSLGEFSALVSAGAMKFEDGLKLVSARAQAMQRACEINPSTMAAILGLEDDVVESTCAEIDGVVVAANYNCPGQLVISGSNEAVQKACEVFTEKGARRALLLPVGGAFHSPLMEPAREELEGAISATAFTAPVCPIYQNVTASAVTSPEEIQANLVKQLTAPVRWTQTMQQMIADGAGEAVEVGPGKVLQGLFKKIDRKFPVSGVALETS; translated from the coding sequence ATGAAAAAGGCATTTGTATTCCCAGGACAGGGTTCTCAATTCCCTGGAATGGCTAAAGATCTTTACGATACGCTTGGAGCGGCGAAAGACCGTTTCGAGCAAGCCAATGACATCCTCGGTTTCCGTATCACAGATATTATGTTTGACGGAACTGAAGAGGAGCTGAAACAAACGAAGGTTACGCAACCAGCGATTTTCCTTCACTCAGTAATCCTGGCCGAGTCAATGGGAGATGCATTCCAACCTGATATGGTTGCTGGACATAGCCTTGGTGAGTTTTCTGCGCTGGTGTCTGCAGGAGCTATGAAATTCGAAGACGGACTGAAACTGGTTTCAGCTCGTGCCCAAGCCATGCAGCGAGCTTGTGAGATCAATCCATCTACCATGGCTGCAATCCTTGGTCTAGAAGACGATGTGGTTGAATCAACTTGTGCTGAAATTGATGGCGTTGTTGTAGCTGCAAACTACAACTGTCCAGGACAGCTAGTGATCTCTGGATCAAACGAAGCTGTTCAAAAAGCATGTGAGGTCTTCACAGAGAAAGGGGCACGTCGTGCGTTGCTTCTTCCTGTAGGGGGAGCATTCCACTCACCGCTAATGGAGCCAGCACGTGAAGAACTCGAGGGTGCGATTTCGGCAACAGCATTTACTGCTCCTGTTTGTCCGATTTACCAGAATGTGACTGCTTCAGCAGTGACTTCTCCAGAAGAGATTCAAGCGAACTTAGTAAAGCAGTTGACAGCTCCAGTTCGTTGGACGCAAACGATGCAGCAGATGATTGCTGACGGTGCTGGTGAAGCCGTTGAGGTAGGACCAGGTAAAGTGCTTCAAGGCCTCTTCAAGAAGATCGATCGCAAGTTCCCAGTTAGTGGGGTTGCGCTTGAAACGAGCTGA
- a CDS encoding RNA polymerase sigma factor, with protein sequence MATPIEHIWQRKMEGDSSADNELFRVLYPPLVISAYSILKQKEDAQDTASETMIKVVALTPADGVKNVRTWAITTCKNAALTKIRLDKRRREIVAKEMPEKTERAAIADEKVRLSQLEETINASLNALDQKIWNLHMQGFDNVEIAKACAMIPKTVANRKSLIRKTLMKKLHDWR encoded by the coding sequence ATGGCAACTCCGATCGAGCACATATGGCAACGGAAGATGGAAGGAGATTCTTCGGCAGACAATGAACTGTTCCGAGTATTATATCCGCCTTTGGTTATTTCAGCCTATAGCATTCTGAAGCAGAAAGAAGATGCTCAAGACACCGCCTCAGAAACCATGATAAAGGTGGTAGCGCTCACTCCAGCCGATGGGGTGAAGAACGTGAGAACATGGGCCATCACTACGTGCAAGAATGCTGCATTAACGAAGATTCGTTTGGATAAACGAAGACGAGAGATCGTAGCAAAAGAGATGCCTGAGAAAACAGAACGTGCAGCCATTGCCGATGAAAAGGTAAGGCTAAGCCAGTTGGAGGAAACGATCAACGCAAGCTTGAATGCACTGGATCAAAAGATTTGGAACCTACATATGCAAGGCTTCGACAATGTCGAGATTGCCAAAGCCTGCGCAATGATTCCGAAAACCGTGGCGAACAGAAAGTCACTGATCCGTAAAACCTTGATGAAGAAGTTACATGACTGGAGATAA
- a CDS encoding CHAT domain-containing tetratricopeptide repeat protein, translating into MIYRLTFFFFALILSGFSSFAQADKDEQRLRDLMHDGQMEAAAQAADSLLAQMSAWPPERYLRNVGAIGSIAVRVGDNERADSLFAQTFSRLATDFPEAPWNDKSTFIDSYAEFLWFTGSPVDARNMMRKVAPYLVNDTVGSDQAKFHNNMGIVEWNLGNASEALYHLKAALELNGKIHGEDSRRYGRNLNNIGVLYLEQGDLPLSREFFERSITIAASKSENDTPDMIYPCNNLGTICAEMGDAEGSARWFDRSQSILETSRQPELRYIELQLLRGQAYLDLGDTAKAAITFRDVLEGDMSQVNPVRQLETQWSAYLFDPPSENGFEILKTIDDSFIAFDSAYANHPARLPLANEKIRLALKGGPELAEQLITQTLLGYEIDGKLMPEVDLSETLLLASQLESKLEDRVPHYQRAIDLLLDCRSALIFEEASSTFYEDVRDSYHYMINDVYVELNGDISEEYQPMIFEWIEGCKSFTHQWFLASYSDEDEQIRDDLSKIFYLRSQIENSGDRTGEMRAELIQRIQALPEDRRSLSQSLSKLQSSLSDQQRYISFLLIDDVLWKMDVTANALRLQRIDAHDLESQVKAAYTSVSDRAYAIGSTQLREAWKTNYSKLGSLLGLDNLNDRVYINADGPLHQINLSLCQLATAGELSEIIRVHSADHFEATADQELKVEAMTKQFYTSKLSSLIGVEKELQLLQDLGLIEQSFQDSLCSMASLKKVAYSDRALHLAMHTQSERLSRGLVLTGNDGNDTIVTPQGLYELAFTTPHVTLSACETALGEILPGESVQDLSTPFLRRGAQTVLAGLWKADDFASAEFMASYYQHLAEGATASNALIAASDLMRNGEDPLRAHPYFWANWQVYGGNIQFAQPKTGMEYVLSILVLVTLVFLGAWFIRKRFV; encoded by the coding sequence GTGATTTACAGGCTAACTTTCTTCTTCTTCGCACTGATACTCTCAGGGTTTTCGTCGTTTGCTCAGGCAGATAAAGACGAACAACGCCTGCGTGATTTGATGCACGATGGACAAATGGAAGCCGCGGCGCAAGCAGCTGACTCTCTTTTAGCACAGATGTCGGCTTGGCCTCCAGAAAGGTACTTGCGCAATGTAGGCGCGATTGGTTCCATTGCCGTTCGCGTTGGTGATAATGAAAGAGCAGATTCGCTCTTTGCTCAAACATTTTCTCGCTTAGCCACCGATTTCCCAGAAGCCCCATGGAATGACAAAAGCACCTTTATAGACTCTTACGCTGAGTTCCTTTGGTTCACTGGCAGTCCGGTAGATGCTCGAAACATGATGCGGAAGGTCGCTCCTTATTTGGTCAACGATACGGTTGGTTCTGACCAAGCCAAATTCCACAATAACATGGGTATTGTTGAATGGAACCTGGGGAATGCATCAGAAGCACTCTATCATCTGAAAGCCGCACTGGAACTCAATGGTAAAATCCACGGTGAGGATAGTCGTAGGTACGGACGAAACTTGAATAACATCGGGGTACTTTATTTAGAACAAGGTGATCTTCCGCTATCGCGGGAATTCTTTGAGCGCTCCATCACCATTGCGGCAAGTAAATCTGAAAACGACACTCCCGACATGATCTACCCATGCAACAACTTGGGAACGATCTGTGCCGAGATGGGTGACGCTGAAGGCTCTGCTCGATGGTTCGATCGTAGTCAGTCCATTCTAGAAACGAGTCGTCAACCCGAGTTGCGCTACATCGAACTTCAATTGCTCCGTGGTCAGGCTTACTTGGATTTGGGAGATACGGCGAAAGCGGCCATCACTTTCCGTGATGTGCTGGAAGGTGACATGTCTCAAGTGAATCCTGTTCGTCAGCTCGAGACGCAGTGGTCTGCCTATCTCTTTGATCCACCTTCAGAAAATGGCTTCGAGATCTTGAAGACAATTGATGACTCTTTCATTGCATTTGACAGCGCCTATGCCAATCATCCTGCGCGTCTTCCCCTAGCCAATGAAAAGATCAGACTTGCCTTAAAAGGAGGCCCTGAATTAGCTGAACAATTGATCACACAGACACTGCTTGGCTATGAAATTGACGGGAAGCTCATGCCCGAGGTCGATCTTTCAGAAACACTTCTGTTGGCATCTCAGCTTGAATCAAAGCTAGAAGATCGCGTTCCCCATTATCAACGTGCGATTGATTTGTTGCTCGATTGCAGAAGTGCACTGATCTTCGAAGAGGCGAGTTCTACATTCTATGAAGACGTACGTGACTCCTACCACTACATGATTAATGATGTTTACGTTGAGCTCAATGGCGACATCAGTGAAGAGTATCAGCCCATGATCTTTGAGTGGATCGAAGGATGTAAATCGTTCACTCATCAATGGTTTTTAGCTAGCTACAGCGATGAAGATGAGCAGATCCGCGATGATCTTTCCAAGATCTTTTATCTCAGATCTCAGATTGAGAATTCAGGTGACCGCACCGGTGAAATGCGCGCTGAATTGATTCAGCGAATTCAAGCACTCCCGGAAGACCGAAGAAGTTTATCACAATCGCTTTCGAAGTTGCAGTCTAGTCTGAGTGACCAACAACGCTATATCAGCTTCCTGCTGATCGACGATGTTTTGTGGAAAATGGATGTGACCGCGAACGCTCTTCGCCTGCAGCGGATTGACGCCCATGATCTGGAGTCTCAAGTCAAGGCAGCGTATACTTCCGTGAGCGATAGAGCCTATGCCATTGGTTCAACGCAACTTCGCGAAGCGTGGAAAACGAATTATTCAAAACTTGGGAGTCTCCTGGGCCTCGATAACTTGAACGATCGTGTCTACATCAATGCTGACGGACCGCTTCATCAGATCAATTTATCGCTTTGCCAGCTTGCCACAGCAGGCGAACTGAGCGAGATAATTCGCGTTCACAGTGCTGATCATTTCGAAGCCACAGCAGATCAAGAGTTGAAGGTTGAAGCCATGACCAAGCAATTCTATACTTCGAAATTGAGCTCGCTTATTGGTGTTGAGAAAGAGCTGCAATTGCTTCAAGATCTAGGGTTAATTGAGCAATCATTTCAAGACAGCTTGTGTTCCATGGCCTCACTCAAAAAAGTGGCTTATTCTGATCGCGCGCTTCATTTGGCGATGCATACCCAATCAGAGCGTCTATCTCGAGGCTTGGTGCTTACTGGAAATGATGGGAACGATACGATCGTTACTCCGCAAGGATTATATGAGTTGGCGTTTACCACACCGCATGTCACATTGAGTGCATGTGAAACGGCCTTGGGGGAGATTCTTCCAGGTGAAAGTGTTCAAGATTTGAGTACACCTTTCTTGCGTCGTGGTGCGCAGACGGTGTTGGCCGGTCTTTGGAAGGCTGATGATTTCGCTAGCGCGGAATTTATGGCTTCCTACTATCAACATCTTGCCGAAGGTGCTACTGCTTCGAATGCCCTAATCGCTGCATCAGATCTGATGCGAAACGGAGAGGATCCCTTGCGAGCTCACCCTTATTTCTGGGCCAATTGGCAGGTGTATGGAGGTAACATCCAATTTGCTCAACCGAAGACAGGAATGGAGTATGTACTTTCGATTCTAGTTCTTGTCACCCTCGTCTTTCTGGGTGCATGGTTCATACGAAAGCGCTTTGTATAA
- a CDS encoding T9SS type A sorting domain-containing protein has translation MKTLQRVMIAAFFGLLGLAASAQGDDPFGIDCDCPEPTPEDIVCVEVEGDIFPMPSACIAECLELEIVEGDCDFNGGGDNPIDFDCDCPEPTEDDLVCVETDFGIEPFPSACFAECLGLTVVEGDCDFGYGDDYDYEDPWDVDCDCPEPTEDDFVCVETEFGIELFPSACIAECFGLEVVEGDCDIFDGGDNDYDWGDEDDYGYDCDCDYEGAFDLVCVETGFGIIEIPLCFAECDGLEIVECDYEDGNDDDYDYEDPWDVDCDCPEPTEDDFVCVETGFGIELFPSACFAECLGLTVVEGDCDIYDGGDDWDDDWGNDDYDYDCDCDYEGAFELVCVDPGFGIVIEMPLCLAECEGLEIVDCDFDYDDDYEDPFDIECDCPEPTEEDIVCVETPFGIEPFPSACLAECFGFEVVEGDCDFNDGDYDEGDCPWGDDWGDDWGDDWDNGDFDCDCDYEGAFDLVCVETGFEVIVMPACLAACEGLEVVDCDFEDGDGNDGGWDDDYDGDDYDYDCDCDYEGAFDLVCVDTGFGIFEMPACLAECEGLDVVDCDYEDEGEEDGDGVNGGGVNIPLVGIQAEEAVFLSARNDLESMLLFPNPTQHRTTLQLEVTDERSVQVEIYSSMGQLVHSANHQMGAGQIQIELSITDLPVGSYIVKLTDSTGASATERLVKTH, from the coding sequence ATGAAAACTTTACAGAGAGTAATGATCGCAGCCTTTTTCGGCCTCCTGGGGCTAGCTGCATCTGCCCAGGGAGACGATCCATTCGGGATCGACTGCGACTGTCCGGAACCGACTCCGGAGGACATCGTGTGTGTGGAAGTGGAGGGAGATATCTTCCCGATGCCAAGCGCATGTATTGCTGAATGCCTTGAACTGGAAATAGTTGAAGGTGATTGTGACTTCAATGGAGGAGGAGATAACCCAATCGATTTCGATTGTGACTGTCCGGAACCAACTGAAGATGACCTGGTATGTGTAGAAACAGACTTTGGAATCGAGCCATTTCCAAGTGCTTGTTTCGCAGAGTGTCTAGGTTTGACTGTAGTAGAAGGAGACTGTGATTTCGGTTACGGCGACGACTATGACTATGAAGATCCATGGGATGTTGATTGTGATTGTCCGGAGCCAACAGAGGATGATTTCGTTTGTGTTGAAACAGAATTTGGGATTGAGCTATTCCCAAGTGCATGTATCGCAGAGTGTTTTGGATTAGAAGTAGTAGAAGGAGATTGTGACATCTTCGACGGTGGAGACAATGACTACGATTGGGGTGACGAAGATGATTACGGTTACGATTGTGATTGTGATTACGAAGGAGCTTTCGATCTCGTTTGCGTTGAAACAGGATTCGGAATTATTGAAATTCCATTGTGCTTCGCAGAATGCGACGGACTAGAAATCGTTGAGTGCGATTACGAAGATGGAAACGATGATGATTACGATTACGAAGACCCATGGGATGTTGATTGTGATTGTCCGGAGCCAACCGAAGATGACTTCGTTTGTGTTGAAACAGGATTTGGAATTGAGCTATTCCCAAGCGCTTGTTTTGCCGAATGTCTTGGTCTGACTGTAGTAGAAGGAGATTGTGATATCTACGACGGCGGTGATGACTGGGATGATGATTGGGGTAACGATGATTACGATTACGACTGTGATTGTGATTACGAAGGTGCCTTTGAACTCGTATGTGTAGATCCTGGATTCGGTATCGTCATCGAAATGCCATTGTGTCTTGCAGAATGCGAAGGATTGGAAATCGTTGACTGTGATTTCGATTACGACGATGACTACGAAGATCCATTCGATATAGAGTGCGATTGTCCTGAGCCAACGGAGGAAGACATTGTATGTGTAGAGACTCCATTCGGAATTGAGCCTTTCCCAAGTGCATGTCTAGCTGAATGCTTCGGATTCGAGGTAGTAGAAGGCGACTGTGACTTCAACGATGGTGACTACGACGAAGGTGATTGCCCATGGGGTGATGACTGGGGAGATGATTGGGGTGACGACTGGGACAATGGCGATTTCGATTGCGATTGTGACTACGAAGGAGCTTTTGATCTCGTATGTGTTGAAACAGGATTTGAGGTGATCGTAATGCCAGCATGTTTGGCAGCATGCGAAGGACTAGAAGTAGTAGACTGTGATTTCGAAGACGGCGACGGAAACGACGGCGGCTGGGATGACGATTACGATGGAGATGACTATGACTACGATTGTGATTGTGATTACGAAGGAGCATTCGATCTAGTATGTGTAGACACAGGATTTGGAATCTTCGAAATGCCTGCTTGCTTGGCAGAATGTGAAGGCTTGGACGTAGTTGATTGTGACTACGAAGACGAAGGTGAAGAAGATGGCGACGGTGTCAACGGTGGTGGAGTAAATATCCCACTCGTTGGAATTCAAGCCGAAGAAGCTGTATTCTTATCAGCACGCAATGACCTGGAATCAATGTTGCTGTTCCCGAACCCTACGCAACACCGCACAACGCTTCAGCTAGAAGTTACCGACGAGCGTTCGGTACAAGTAGAGATCTACTCGTCAATGGGACAACTCGTACACAGTGCAAACCATCAGATGGGAGCTGGTCAGATCCAGATCGAACTATCGATCACTGACTTACCAGTAGGTAGCTACATCGTGAAACTGACAGATAGCACAGGCGCTTCTGCGACAGAGCGATTAGTGAAAACACACTAA
- a CDS encoding RNA polymerase sigma factor — MNYKEDKILRGCLKRDRKAQYVFYKHHFAYLFSICLRYASSREEAMEMLNLSFARIMLNLDKYNKEQALKTWIRSITVNCIIDEFRKQKRYKENIAIGTDIVEEYRMENSEHLRIGSNLLEVIQEKLTELHPMTRSVFNLYAIDGYKHREIAELLKISEGTSAWHYSVARKALKEFLQPELEHLTKNGKASA; from the coding sequence GTGAACTACAAGGAAGACAAGATACTCCGTGGGTGTCTGAAAAGAGACCGTAAGGCTCAGTATGTTTTTTACAAACATCACTTTGCCTACCTGTTCTCGATATGTCTACGCTACGCGTCTTCCAGAGAAGAAGCTATGGAGATGCTGAACCTCTCATTCGCCAGGATCATGTTGAACTTAGATAAGTACAACAAAGAACAAGCCCTAAAAACATGGATTCGGAGCATCACGGTCAATTGCATTATTGATGAGTTCCGCAAACAAAAACGATACAAAGAGAATATCGCGATCGGGACGGATATCGTGGAGGAATACAGAATGGAAAATTCAGAACACCTCCGTATTGGAAGCAACCTACTGGAGGTGATCCAAGAGAAGCTCACTGAGCTGCATCCAATGACCCGTAGCGTGTTTAACTTATATGCGATTGATGGTTATAAGCACCGTGAAATCGCAGAACTATTAAAGATTTCGGAGGGTACTTCCGCTTGGCACTACAGTGTGGCCAGAAAAGCGTTGAAAGAATTCCTCCAACCTGAACTAGAGCATTTGACAAAGAATGGAAAAGCATCTGCATAA